CGCCTCGGGATGGCATTCGCCGCAGGTCTGGCCGAGCTTGGACCAGTGGAGCGGCGAATCAATGACCGTGGGGGGGAGAATGTCGTGCTGGCCGTGGCAGTCGGCGCATCCCGGCGCGCCCTGTTTGCCCTCCTGCAAGGCGAGTCCATGGACGCTGGCGCCGAAGCTGGCCGTCTGCGACGCGTGGCAGGCCTCGCATCGCGCGGGTTTTACGGCGAGGCCATCATCGGGGTGTTTCTCCGTGATGTCGGCATGGCAGGACATGCAGAGGTTGGTGCGATGGACCGAGCGGGCGAGCAACGCCGCATCCACATAAAGCGAGATGGCGCGGCCCTGGGCATTGGTCTTGGTCAATTCCTTGTCTTCATGGCAATCGAGGCAATCCTTGTTGGGCCTCAGGGCCACGGCGGCGCTGGCGATGAGCGCGACGCAGAAAAAGAGACAAAAAATCCCGGCTTGCAGGCAACCACCCATCGCTGGCAGCCATGGCCGCCACGCATTCCTACCTATCATCGCAGCGCAGTTTACCATGTTAAAAGCGGGCGGCTTGCCGGATTTTGGCAAAGATTCAACTTTTACCGCAATAGGCGCTGCCAAGGGGCCGGGTGTTCCCAGGGGCTTCGCGGCGCCCTCAACGGCAGTGCCGGTAATGTTTCCAAGGTCATTGGCGCATTGCATTTCTGCTGGCAATGTGGACGGCGTTTGGCAGACTGGGCCGCCAAAGGCAGGCGTGGCCCCGCGCCAGGCAGGGCACGCAAGCCCTGAAACCAGGATGTTTTATGAGCATGGATTTGTTTTCACTGAAAGGCGAGGTGGCCGTGGCCATTGGCGCGGGCGGGGTGCTTGCCGGCGCCATGGCGGAAGGTTTTGCCATGGCCGGGGCCCGGGTGGCGGTGGTGGATTTGCGGCTGGAAGCCGCGCAGGCTTGCGCGCAGCGCATACAACAAAACGGCGGGGTGGCCCAGGCCTTTGCCGCCAATGCCATGGAAAAGGAGAGCCTGGAACAGGCGCGCCAGGCCATCGAGGCCGCGCTGGGGCCGGCCACCATCCTGCTCAACGCGGCGGGGGGCAACGACCCCAAGGTGACCGTCACGCCGGACAATCCGTTTGAAAACATTCCCATTGAAAACTGGCGGCGCAACTTTGACTTGAACCTGGTGGCGGGCGCGCTTTTTCCCTGCCAGGTTTTCGGGCCGGGCATGGTGGCGCGCCGCAAGGGCAGCATCATCAACATCGCCTCGGTGTCGGCGCACATTCCGCTTTCCCGCGTGGTCTCCTATTCCGCGTCCAAGGCGGCGGTGCTGAATCTGACCCGTTTTCTGGCGCGGGAATGGGCGCCTTATGGGGTGCGCGTCAACACCATCACGCCGGGCTTTTTCCCGGCGGACCAAAACCGGCGGCTGTTGTTCAACGAGGACAACACCCCCACGGAGCGCACGCGCCAGATTTGGAGCCATACGCCGATGAATCGTTTTGGGGAGGCGCATGAGCTGGTGGGCGCGGCCATCTTTCTGGCCAGCCCGGCGGCCAGCTCGTTTGTCACCGGCGCGGATATTCGCGTGGACGGCGGTTTTCTGGCGCAGACCATCTGACCGGCAGGCTTGCGGACGCCCCCGCGGGCTTCTAACATCGCCCACGGCGCAAGGGTGTCCCCTGGCCGGGAGGCGGCAGGTGAGGGGTGGGACGCAAGCCGCCCCTCTGCCGGAGCGTGTCCCCCCCAAGGCGTCACTGAGCGCAGCAACAGCAAGGAATGACAGCGGCAGGGTCCGCATAACATGGCTGGCGAAACAACCACAGCAGCAAACGCCATCACCCGCGCACGGATTCGGGTGGACGGCAAGTTTTTACG
This is a stretch of genomic DNA from Fontisphaera persica. It encodes these proteins:
- a CDS encoding SDR family oxidoreductase, which codes for MSMDLFSLKGEVAVAIGAGGVLAGAMAEGFAMAGARVAVVDLRLEAAQACAQRIQQNGGVAQAFAANAMEKESLEQARQAIEAALGPATILLNAAGGNDPKVTVTPDNPFENIPIENWRRNFDLNLVAGALFPCQVFGPGMVARRKGSIINIASVSAHIPLSRVVSYSASKAAVLNLTRFLAREWAPYGVRVNTITPGFFPADQNRRLLFNEDNTPTERTRQIWSHTPMNRFGEAHELVGAAIFLASPAASSFVTGADIRVDGGFLAQTI